A single Panthera uncia isolate 11264 chromosome E2 unlocalized genomic scaffold, Puncia_PCG_1.0 HiC_scaffold_19, whole genome shotgun sequence DNA region contains:
- the SERTAD1 gene encoding SERTA domain-containing protein 1, with protein sequence MMLSKGLKRKREEEEEEPEKEALAVDTWWLDPRLPAVAQAPPAVPSNSLLDLSVLKLHHSLRQSEPDLRHLVLLVNTLRRIQASVEPEATLPSVPSPPEAPGVAADSLLASSDAALSASMASLLEDLSHIEGLSQAPQPLVDEGPPGRPSGGAPPGLGALDLLGPATGCLLDDELEGLFEDIDTSMYDSELWAPTSEGLKPGPEDGPGKEEGLELDEAQLDYLLDVLVGTQALERPPGPGR encoded by the coding sequence atGATGCTGAGCAAAGGTCTGAAGCGCaagcgggaggaggaggaggaggagccggaGAAGGAAGCCTTGGCAGTCGACACCTGGTGGCTGGATCCCAGGCTCCCAGCAGTGGCACAGGCACCCCCGGCTGTGCCCTCCAATTCCCTCTTAGACCTCTCGGTGCTCAAGCTCCACCACAGCCTGCGGCAGAGTGAGCCGGACCTGCGGCACCTGGTGCTGCTAGTGAACACCCTACGGCGCATCCAGGCATCCGTGGAGCCCGAAGCTACCCTGCCCTCCGTGCCCAGCCCGCCTGAGGCCCCTGGCGTGGCGGCTGACAGCCTGCTGGCCAGCTCAGACGCTGCCCTCTCAGCCTCCATGGCCAGCCTTCTGGAGGACCTCAGCCATATCGAGGGCCTGAGCCAGGCCCCCCAGCCCTTGGTGGACGAAGGGCCGCCGGGCCGCCCCAGTGGCGGGGCCCCACCCGGCCTGGGTGCCTTGGACCTGCTGGGCCCAGCCACTGGCTGTCTGCTGGACGATGAGCTCGAGGGCCTGTTTGAGGACATCGACACCTCTATGTATGACAGCGAACTTTGGGCACCAACGTCTGAGGGCCTCAAACCCGGCCCTGAGGATGGGCCTGGCAAGGAGGAAGGTCTGGAGCTGGATGAGGCCCAGCTAGACTACCTGCTGGACGTGTTGGTGGGCACACAGGCGCTGGAGCGGCCACCGGGGCCGGGGCGCTGA